GTCACGCCAAGAAACCTCAACTTATCCAATGCATCACTGGCATTACTGTATAGAACTCCAGATAAAATAGCATCCATAAATTACTAGTTCATGTCATCAAATGGATAATTGTATAAACTAATTATGTCCAAACCAGGAATAGCTACAAACCTGACAAGCTCCCGAAGAAATACCTCCTTGTGACTGTACAGGCTGTGGACGATCAAGTCCATTAAGCGGCTCACCTACACAAACACAAGCAGAAACAAACGAACGTGTTTCAGTAGCCAGCGTTCACATAAATGAAAGCTACACACTCAATCTTACTCTCACCCATACAAATTTGGCAACATTTCTGCCGAACTCGTGTCAGATAACCTTTTATCACATTAATCCACCTAAAAGAACTAGTTGTAACTATACCAACTGACAAATTTCATCTGAAACAACATGAATTACGGATATGCACGGCGCCCACGTCTCACCTCCGCCTGGTACTCGAACTTCtcctcggccgcctcctccccggcgggcttCTCCACGACGGCCGCGTCGCACCTCACCGTGACCAATCTCCCCCTGCTCCTCTCGGCCTCCCATCTGACCCCTCTGGGGCACCTCACCGCCCCGCTCCCCCGCGGAGCGACCGAGCTCGCGGCGGACGGCGCCCTCCTCTCCGCGCAGggccgcagcgccgccaccgacgACGCGCCCAGGGTCCCGCTCAGCGCCGGCGCCATGGGAGTCAGGGACCGCGTGTGCCACGAGCTGGCGCGCCAATGTTcgggggaagagagagagagggagggagagggagaggataaGGGGGGTTAGGGTTTTTGTAAGCTGTGCGGGGCGGGCGGGTtcaagaggaggaaggagatgaggCGCTGAGGAAGCATCTAGAAGGGCTGGAGCCCGAGCTCACATCAGCACGGTCGATGATGAATTGGACGGTGGATCGAGGCGAAGGGTCGATTCCATTTTTCTTCCAAACAGGCCCATCTGCCTGTGTAGTTCGGATAGCGGGCTGGGCTTATATGAGTCGAAGTCGTTTCTGTAAGGCCCAACAGGCCTTTTCTTCAAAATAAGAAGATATAGGCTTTCTTGGGCCATTAACGAAAGGGATTCGATTGTCGGAGAGCCTGCAGCTACCGTTATAAGTCATATCCATCTTCTAGATAATTAAACATCTAGCCTAATAACTGACCCACAACGGCTCAACAAACTACTCCTTTCATCCTAGAGATTTTAGGACATATTAGTAGTAGTAAAAGACGCATGTATCTGAGTTAATAGCAGTTGACTCTTATTTTTAGTGATCTTGTTAATTATAGAAAGAATTAAATGAAAATTATCCAAATGTGCCTACAATGCCTTGTATTTAGGACAAATTTTTTGAACACTTTGATGCCTTATATTACATGACGGAGGAGtatctcaacattttagatgaactattttaatattttttacgtaaaaatgttggtgaatgtaaaaaaatgctgagcaaaaaatgttggtgagtgcaaaaaaaatattggtgagtgcaaaaaaaaagttggtgcaggtaaaaaaatgttgagaaatAATATTTgtgaatgtaaaaaagttgATGAactattttaatattttttacgtaaaaatgttggtgaatgtaaaaaaatgctgagcaaaaaatgttggtgagtgcaaaaaaaatattggtgagtgcaaaaaaaaagttggtgcaggtaaaaaaatgttgagaaatAATATTTgtgaatgtaaaaaagttaaagaaaaatgctagtatatataaaaaatgttaGCCAATGTCAAGAAATGTTGATAACAATTAAGtcagattttttaaaaaaatgttgacgAATGTCAACAAATATTGACAGATGTTAAAAGATTTGTTGTACGTAAGCTATATGCGCTTTAAAGATAAGTTGTTTATCTATCTTACATAAGATATAAAGGAGGCCTCAGTTTGGTCATCACGTTAGTAGATGTTTGGGTTGCTGGCTTGTACCCATAAGCTGTGGCACTGACTAAGAAATGGTTCGAACAATTTGATTAACTAGACTTGGTcaagtttggcaaaaaaaaatatggtgaACATTGGCAATCCTAGTACAACAACCAAACAGATCCTTTACTTCAGCCACCAATGGAAAAGTAGTTCCTTTTGTCTAACAATTCGTACGCTAAAACTGATTCAACTGAACCGAAGGCATCCACTATATTGCATTAATCTTGTTCGAGGCAATCTTTCTTGCTGATAACAGACTGAACAGTCATCTGTACATATCACAGCGCTGTGTTTACAAGTTTCAACCAACGTATAGGGGCAAAGAATCAGAAGGTAACTTAAGAAGGTCGTGCTATATTTCTCTTTACTGTTCGTGAACATATTATGATTTCCATCACACGGAGCAACACAAACCTGTATCTAAGCAGCTGGGGGGTGGGGGAATACTGACAGCAACCAGAAATCCACTCAGTGACCACGGCGAGGCTCACTGCTGTTTTCTTTCGGAAGGACAAGGCTCAGTGCTGTGAGAAGGTTCTTTGAAGCAATCCACGTTGCACAGACCCATCGATCTAATCTTCTCTCCAATCCTGCAAACGATTACTGTGAACTTCAATTCGGTACAATTCTATCACCTTTTCATTATCATAAATtcataaggaaaaaaatcataGGCAATATAATGCTAATGTTCTTGAAGTAAGAAATTGATGCAATTTATAAGGAAAAGTCCAAATTTGTAGGGGGAATGCTTCTTCAGATCAACGAAATGAAATTGTAATGTGCAAGACAAGCAGAGAAAACCAACCTATCAAAGCTTTTCCTTGGCTTTTCTGATTGCTCGTGTTCATCAATCCTGTCAAAGCAGTCGACACTTCTCCTTGATCTTTCTTTCCTGTCTGTGCTGGATCTCGCCTTCTCTCTGTGGCCTGTGCTTCGCCTGCGTTTGTCCACATGTCCGGTGCCCAGCATAGGCTGCTCATGAATCGCGCTCTTTCTCGATGGCTCCAACCTTCGCGAGATCATGGAAGGAACCTCGCAAATAGCTACATCATCAGATAGTGTTTTGTTCTCAGCTGGTGATTTTTCACTCTCAGCTGCAGATTCTTTTTCAGCTGGCAGTTTTTTTATGGCCGATAGGAACTTCTTCAAATGTCTTGCGTACACTGGGAATCTCTCCAAGTTACCATGGTCACCTCCCTCAATCCACAGAGGTTCATACTTCTGCCGGCACAGCTCCCAGAGCCGCTTCCCATGAGACCAGTCGACGACATCATCATTTGTGCCCtgaaaacaaggaaaaaaaatacctcAGTTTAGTTATCTGAAGCTATTAGGATTTACAAGAATCATAGCACATGGATATATACAAGGAACTTACATGGATTACCAAAACAGGGCATTTCACATGTGGAATTTTGTCAATATTCTGAAAAGGAAATAAGTGTTAGCATATACAGTGTGCGAATTACTTATCTTAGATACTTCAGTCAGCGATGCAAACCTTGTATATGTCAAACCAGTATGTTTTCTTCACAGAATACATGACACGCAAGCCAGACAGTATTGCACTGTGCAAAACAACAGCTCTTATGTGATCCAAACGAACAGCTAAATCGAGGGTTGGTCCACTGCCAACAGACTGACCATACAGAACAATGTCTTCTTGTCTAGTCCCATAAACGTCCACAAGGCACTTGTATGCAGCCTCTATGTCAGCATAGGTATTAGCTTCACTTGGCTGAAGATGGATTTTCCAGAAACATTTTGTCATTACTGTTATTCCTAGAAAGAAGCAACTACTAAAAAAACGAACTAGCTAAGATCAATAATCCCCCGAATCAAACTCCCTCGAGCACGAATAAATTTCATGGCGTCTAATAATATTGTGAGTTGGTCCTCTACTGAATATGATGTGGTATGAGCATTAGTTTAAAAAATGATAGAGATAAAATTACCTTGCCTGATGACTGTCCATAACCAGAGTAATCATACCTGTGAAGTATGATGAAATTCTTTTAAGACAAGCAACTTCAATTATCGAGAATAGCATGATCACAGAACTTGCTAAGGCTTCAGGGACTTAGACTTGCAGCATATTGTAGTTATTTAAGTGGCTTAACCAGCATGAAGAAAGAAGCTAGCATGATCGATGTCTTCACGTCGATGAAAATGTCCATATCATAAAACTATTCACACAGTAACCCTAATACACTAGTAAAAAAATAgcaacagaaaaaaaatgaaggtcTGTTCTGCATCTTCATACAAGCAACAGTCTACCCTAAGTTGTGGCCCATGGAAatgaaattgacaataagttTTGTGATCCTACTCCAACAGAATACTATAAATAGTTGATGCAGGTTGCACAACAGTTCTCTTTGACTTTGTCTTACATAAGAGCCGAGTTTAAATGGTTATTGACTTATTGAGGGCAGGCAGCTTCTTAAGTTTGGCGCTCCAGTCAATTAcgatatatataaaaaagtgGAAGTTTCATGCGTTTCAAATCAATTATCAAGTGCAATATGCTGATTTCAGCTCATGCAGGATGGGTTACCAAAATATAGTATCTCATGAACTTTTGATGGTACTGTGTGCCAATAAGAGGAATCTATTTACTAGGAAAAATAGCGCTGAGAATTGCTATTGGTTTGATACGAGTAATGGCAGCCGTTTCAGTATATGACATGCCCTTTCAAACTCACTTTGACATTTTATCTTTAACCATCTTAAAACAAAAATTGTTTCaacaatattttctttttaatcaaTCTAGCCTTCTTCTGTCAACTGCTCCTACCCATAACCCATCACTCACTGTCTCACTTTTCTGCACAAACAAAACCCCTGGACCATGTCATTGTTCCCTCCTTTTCTTCACATTCCTGCAGTCTGCACCCATCCCCACCCTAGTGTGAAAATTCCTCTTGTCCTCTTAATTGTACTTAATAGGGTATTACGCATTTTGTACTAAGGAGAGAATACAAATGTGTTCCTCGAAAACAAATGGAGAGAATAGAAAGGTATATATGTGTGGCCTTCTTTTGGAGTATTTCTACTTTGCATGTTACAGTCATGTTAAAGAATAAAACTCCTAGTGCAAGATTCAACCATGAAGGTAAGTTTTCGTAAATAGAGCTAAAAATTGTGTAAGAATTTTTTTCTGAATAACATAAATACCAAAAAACTATATTTGCCTACTTTCACCTAACAGTATCTGCTGGAATGGGCACCCTAACGTGTTCTGCGCCATTGCGTGGTTCATCCATCTAATTAACGGTTCATTTGTCTGGGTTTTGTTGCTACAAACCTGGTCCTGACTTAATTTGATCCTTGGATTGAGCGAAAGATTTAATGCCGGGTAACATGTAGGACATACAGAGGGGTTGTTTTACTGTGAACTTGAGTGTCATTGTGTAGCCAAATAGTTAGCTCAAATAGCAAGTAAATTATTAAATATGATGCAGCATACTCGAAGAAATATACTGCTTGAGCAGGAAACGTGTATGAAAGCAAATCCCATGAAAGATCAAAATACTGTTGACGTGAGTGACAGTGGCCCACATAAACAAGTTTATAATCCAGCTtcagacagacagacagacagacagtGCAGACCTTGTAGGCTAATCAAGCAATACAAGCAATCATGTCAAGTAAACTGTAATGCGCTATCTTGTAAACTGAAGCCAATGattagttttctgtctacagtACGCAGTGGGAAACAACCACAAAATCATATTGAAACCTTTGAGCATGCCActtccaggaaaaaaaaatggataacTAGACCAGAAAAGCGTCATTAACAGCTTAATCTTGAATGgacattaaaaataaaaaagaatgaaatatTTTTCAGGTTCAAGTTTGACAAATTCATTGTAAAATGGTAAATGAAATTACCACTCTCAGTCtctgcaacagcagcagcaacacaaAATTTACACAGCCAAGTATCAATGGCAAACTAAATCTTAGCCAAGTACCACGCTCATGCTCTCCCCTGATCCCATAAATCATGCGAAAAACTGAATTCCTTAAAAGAATCAGGAGCATCAATTGCACATGATACAACTTTAACAACAGAAATAAAACCCCATTTAGAAATACAAAGCTAATGAAAACCATCAATGCAAATCGCAGTAGCAGCACTTCACCCCCACTCAATAACAGTACGGAGGACCGTATGATCACTATATCCATCATATTCACTTCACGAGTCAAACAAAAAACCATCAACAACACAGAAAACGACAGagccaaacaaaagaaaaacaatttttTATGTAATCAATCAAGGAAGCCCACTCTGAAGGATCAAACGATGATCCGATCAGATTGTGGCCTTCTCGAAAAATATGTTCCGATCAGTTTCTCATAAGAAAATTAATTCCCCAAAAATCGTTTCTTTTCACAGGATCATCATCCAGTAACTAAAGCAGTTACCCAAGGCGTGGAGTGGAGCACGCCCAACCGAGTCAAAATTACCCGAGAAATCAGTCGTCGATCACACAAGCACCTCAAGAGTTCAAGTACTTACCCCATGAGGTTGACGTGGAGGCGTGCGCTAAGCTCGACGAAGATCCCGTACATATTGCCGAGGTCGGCGGCGTTGCCATGGGAGAAGAGCACGGTGAGGCTGGCCCCGGGGTGACGCACGTACATGGCGATGATCTCCGAGCCCCGCCGCGTCCGCACCCGCCTCGCCTCCACGCCCACGCTCCACCGCACGCCCGTCATCGCCACCCTCCTCGTTGCCACCTTGCAcgcatcctcctccgccgccgtggcATTCGTCCCCTGAGCggcacgcgccggcggcggcggttcctcctcgtcgaccacgccgtAAGACGGCGGGTTGGGAGGGAAGAACGCCATCTTGGAGGCCACCGATGAAGTCACCCCGCCCATTTCCAACCTCAGGCCTCCGGCCGCAGCGGCATCAGGGTCTTCTCCGGCcgggggaggtggaggcgggggcgggCAGGGGCTTCAACTTCAAGGCCAGATTCTTTTAGAGTCCTAATTGGAAAGTTTACAGCGAAGGGCTGCTCCACGAAAGGGGCtatttggagttgcaaagttcttCAGGGATCTTAGAAGAAATAGTTAATTTCTTCGGGGTTTATCGGAGGGGTGGGGGTTAAAGATTGGCGCGGAATTAGGGAGGCGGAGTTGACGAGTTGCCTTTGCCGCTGCCGGGAGAACTAAAGGATGGGCTGTCACGTGATCACCGGAAGGAGCGCACGTGAGGTCcccttttcaacatttttttttccttttcttttagcaCTGAGCAGCTTCCTGGCTTTGAGCATTTCCTTTCTTTGATCCGAGCTTAATGACCAAAGATTTGGGAGGTTACTATGCCAATGCTTATTTCTAAATATGGAGCATAAGATCAAACCATTAGAATATATGAGATTTGTTACGTCCACACCTCCATCTTTGAATTTGAATTGATGTGAATAATGCTAGTAGCTAGTATAACGCTATGAGCTATGCTTGCCGGTGGAATGTATGGCCTGATCTGACAGTGGGTCTTAATGATAGTACATTGATACATATGCATTGCAcgttctcaaaaaaaaatacaaattgaTGATGACGTGGAACAAGTTGTTTGTTTCTAAAGAACAGGAATGTTAATTACGTGTAACGTGTTTGTACTGTTCTTTGTTTTTCGAACAAGAAATACCGATTCTATCTTTTTTGTGGTAGAGATGTTAGTATATACAAAATCAACTTCCCATGGTCCATGCAAATTGCCTTTTTCATGATCTCTATCCGGTTCTTGCTGCTGGGGATCAGATCCAGTGTTAGCTGTGCCGGCGACATGGAATTGGAGTTGGTTGGCATGTATGGGCACTATGACCTGCCACTGGGTCCCTTCACCCAGCTCACTCTTTCAGTTCCAGGCCATACTGCAATATCATCATACACATATGCCATATTTGCCATCATGACATGAacattgcaacatgatttcATCAAAAGAAATAAGATACATCACCAAAAAAATCACCCATTCAAACAATGATATTCACTGCAACTTTTTTTCGAATGGAATGTTAACTCCTTTTACAGCAACACCATGACATATTGCTGTAGTGGCACGCAATAACCTACATGGACTTGCTAATGTACATGTCGAGATCAAAATATCAAATCCACTAACTCTGAGAGACTGAGATGGCCCATGTCAGTGGATGGAATTATTAGGGCTTGCAAAGGCTGTCTCGAATGGAACACACAGAGCAGATCGTGAATGAATATTTAAACAAACTCGCATCGATATCATTAGCCTTTTCCTTAGGAGAAAAAAATGCTACGAGACTTTCTAGCTCTTCTTTGGATGCAACTAAGCTCCTGCACTGCACCCACGCTGAACGCAAAACCCGCAATCTGTAGCATGAAAGGCAGCTACCTCTCACCAGCCACACTTTCTCTTAGCCTTTTTGACTTTGCAGTGTTCACTGACGGCTTGACAAGGCACAGCAGTTTTTGCAATctgtctctgttttttttccttttctttttcgacTCTTCGCTTCCAGCAATGATGGTGAGTTCTTTCGATGGTTCCAGTTGGGCGATGAAGAGATGGAGGGGGTGAAAGGACGAGTAAATCGAACGCGCATGCTCGCCGTCGTTCTCCTTTGTCTTGGGTATCAGAACGCGGAGCTCGTGTGCTCGCCAGGAAGAGTGCAGAGCCGCATGGTTGGGGTAGACATGCCTGCTGGTTGGGAGGTCAATCATGGACTGATCCGCGCTTCGTTTCTTTTCCTGCAGGGCAGGCCAATTTCTTGTGGCGCCCGCTGTGCCCTACTGTTTGGTAGCCATGATGAAATCTGTCTGAAGAACTCGATCGGCAAAATGGACAGTGACACCAAAATGCACTGGCAATGTCATCCACAAATTCAGGCTGAAAGTATGGGAAGAACGTAGCTTCCTATCTTGGATGATCACGGTTGCATGTTAATATACTGGGGCTACAGCTCCCGGGATTTACATGAGTTAGTTGTGTACTTAACTTGATCTCCAAGTACAAGATCAATGTATCTCTAACTCTATCTCTAAGAGAATCAAGTTGAGCACAACAACCAGAATATCTTTACAATGTTTGTTACACAAAACCTCAAGTATATCTAACACCctccctcaatctaaacttGCCTTTCTCTCAAGGTTAAGATTGTTCTTGAAGTCTTCAAACTTGAGCGCAAGTAGAGCCTTGGTAAAACCATCAGCTAACTGATCCTTTGATGCAATAAACTGAACTTGTAGTTGTTTCTTGGTGACCCTTTCTCTTACAAAATGAAAATCAATCTCTATGTGTTTAGCTCTTGCATGAAACACAGGATTAGTAGGTAAATATGTGGCACCAAGATTATCACACCACAAGCAAAGAGGTTCCTTTAGCTTTATCCCAAGTTCTGCCAATAAAGACTCCAACCAAATAACTTCTGTAGTTGCATTCACCATGGACTTGTACTCAGCTTCAATACTGGATCTTGACACAGTGGCCTGTTTTCTAGCACTCCAAGAGATGAGATTATCTCCATAATAAATAGCAAAactgtaacatccgcaaaatcACCAACCTAAATTCACCTGTTAAAAATTACTTTTAAAGTCTTTTTACCGCAGAGCTCCTGGAAATCTAAAATCTTCCTGACGATTTCGCCGTTCCGGCACCCAAGCCGCCCCCCATCATTTTATCCGTGCCCGTAATTTCCGCCGTGTGCCGTCGtcagacgccgcgcgcgtgctccgaccgcgtgccgcgaatgccgccggtccctctctttttctttctctttttccctcccACCGGCGCATTCACTCCCGCCGGCGCCCACACTCCCTGGCGCCACGCCACTCGGCCACCTTGGGCCCGCACCCGGGCCACGTGCCGCCGCTCGGCACCGGCTCCCCGGTCGGTCCGGCCCCGCCGGCCACTCCGcccggtgcgccgccgccggtcccctACCTCCCCGCACGTCGCCGGACCCGCCCcttgccgtgccgccgccgcgacgacaCCTCCTAGCGCCCACGCCACCGGCCCGGCctgcccggcccctacctccgtCGTACGCCGCCGGACCCGGACTCCCACCCCTTGCCGCCGGTtagcacgccaccgccggcctataaaaaggaGGGGCGCctcggccacctcctccacacccaaccaccgccaccgccacccggGTGCCCGTGCCTAGTCCCGCCACCGCCCGAACTCCTCCACCCGAACGCCGCCTCCCCcgaaccaccgccggccgccccatTTCCCTCTCCGAAACtccaaggtaaggggcaaaatggagcccccttcctccgccgcccccggcccatggctcgccgccggcgaagcccggccggccggccgtcgccggccccaccctctctctccctctccaagttcctggaggggaaggaagaagaaaccacaaaattccgatctaaccccaaAGAATCTACTATTCGCGAAATAGTCCTTCCACTactctcataaacctattcgcggataggcccctccacctccaaaagtattcaTAAATAGATCCCTGATTTAttacaaatcagtcctaaacctcctgtTTAAGCCcttaattcatgtttaacccgtcatttcatgcaccaaacttcctccaattgatcccaaattttaccacgtcatccttcgAAATACTTTCgctgatccatatccaaatttcccaaaaataatctttctacctattttccgttcacgttttctgttcggagctcacggttaaaaaccaaTCTTTCTTTTATTCATTTGTGTGTccatttgtgtgtgccgtagatcgcggattgcccgaggaggatcccgaggaggagtttgaccgcgagcccgagcccaaggaccagcagcacgagccagaactcccggaaggctttgaagacggcaagtccaatcccaccctttgatgcatacttaatacctagtttttcaaacacaacctattggcctgttttataaaatgcatattatttctttgcaagacatggttgggtagccaccccttgattgttatgaacattccttgttatcctatgtttatctctaaatacgACTTggtctgtttagatgataactactgctagaacgcttaggaatttgtTACTCAACTGCAATCAttactacaatggtttatttggagaataaatgtgtgtgtgtgttcaaatgggaaaatggttttccgggttcaaaggaaaggaatgtgtagatgagatggatgggtgtttcttgtgtgaaatgccagactgttgtgctcgtaccttagtggttgagcaaggttgggagatgtccatcttgtcatggttaaggaccgagttgatgtgtcatctttcctaattcaaccatcgtgcaaccactcgaccgttgtatgggcaacggcttagcataaatcccactagctgaactgatagtcttcaggtgtgctggtgagcaacgggagctcatggaaaaggagtaagatcttggtgacttaggtcccggttacggcctcgtggatgagccgtgaaccccttgggtgcttccgtgtggactagccagtcttagctaaggtgggtaatgactttgttaggatccgcaccggcactaatgTGATCGTGCTGCgataccctacttgtgggaaaagtgtacaacctctgcagagttaaaatctatccgggtagccgtgtccatggcattggacga
The genomic region above belongs to Setaria italica strain Yugu1 chromosome VI, Setaria_italica_v2.0, whole genome shotgun sequence and contains:
- the LOC101769936 gene encoding protein ABHD17B isoform X2, coding for MGGVTSSVASKMAFFPPNPPSYGVVDEEEPPPPARAAQGTNATAAEEDACKVATRRVAMTGVRWSVGVEARRVRTRRGSEIIAMYVRHPGASLTVLFSHGNAADLGNMYGIFVELSARLHVNLMGYDYSGYGQSSGKPSEANTYADIEAAYKCLVDVYGTRQEDIVLYGQSVGSGPTLDLAVRLDHIRAVVLHSAILSGLRVMYSVKKTYWFDIYKNIDKIPHVKCPVLVIHGTNDDVVDWSHGKRLWELCRQKYEPLWIEGGDHGNLERFPVYARHLKKFLSAIKKLPAEKESAAESEKSPAENKTLSDDVAICEVPSMISRRLEPSRKSAIHEQPMLGTGHVDKRRRSTGHREKARSSTDRKERSRRSVDCFDRIDEHEQSEKPRKSFDSNRLQDWRED
- the LOC101769936 gene encoding protein ABHD17B isoform X1, which gives rise to MGGVTSSVASKMAFFPPNPPSYGVVDEEEPPPPARAAQGTNATAAEEDACKVATRRVAMTGVRWSVGVEARRVRTRRGSEIIAMYVRHPGASLTVLFSHGNAADLGNMYGIFVELSARLHVNLMGYDYSGYGQSSGKPSEANTYADIEAAYKCLVDVYGTRQEDIVLYGQSVGSGPTLDLAVRLDHIRAVVLHSAILSGLRVMYSVKKTYWFDIYKNIDKIPHVKCPVLVIHGTNDDVVDWSHGKRLWELCRQKYEPLWIEGGDHGNLERFPVYARHLKKFLSAIKKLPAEKESAAESEKSPAENKTLSDDVAICEVPSMISRRLEPSRKSAIHEQPMLGTGHVDKRRRSTGHREKARSSTDRKERSRRSVDCFDRIDEHEQSEKPRKSFDRIGEKIRSMGLCNVDCFKEPSHSTEPCPSERKQQ